A window of Gemmatimonadota bacterium contains these coding sequences:
- a CDS encoding sigma-70 family RNA polymerase sigma factor — protein sequence MRPAAGRSRVTARATRPTRVAGTARVARASVGASVALADADDAEEFSAKYVRLHGKLVAHAERLLSREDARDAAAQTCAEIWYRWSQLTPEQRSDRYFFGAVHKTAIDMFKAQRLLVSLDEAEEQLDRMVEREVELPTRADTAADILDLTLATMPARRREVFQLIREDGFSYEETAEQLGLSLGTIRTHYRLATGEIRAALRRAGIRVADRKAACPPAREGGATL from the coding sequence ATGCGACCGGCAGCTGGCAGGTCCAGAGTCACCGCGCGCGCCACGCGTCCCACGCGTGTCGCGGGTACCGCGCGCGTCGCGCGTGCGAGCGTCGGGGCGTCGGTCGCGCTCGCCGACGCCGATGATGCGGAGGAGTTCAGCGCGAAGTACGTGCGGCTGCACGGGAAGCTCGTCGCGCATGCGGAGCGCCTCCTCTCTCGCGAGGATGCCCGCGATGCCGCGGCGCAGACGTGCGCGGAGATCTGGTATCGGTGGTCGCAGTTGACCCCCGAACAGCGGTCCGACCGCTACTTCTTCGGGGCGGTCCACAAGACCGCCATCGACATGTTCAAGGCACAGCGCCTGCTGGTCTCACTCGACGAGGCCGAGGAGCAGCTCGACCGGATGGTCGAGCGTGAGGTCGAGCTGCCCACCCGCGCCGACACCGCGGCGGACATCCTCGACCTGACGCTCGCGACGATGCCGGCGCGGCGTCGTGAGGTCTTCCAGCTCATCCGCGAGGACGGATTCAGTTACGAGGAGACGGCCGAGCAGCTCGGCCTCAGCCTCGGTACCATTCGTACACACTATCGATTGGCGACGGGGGAGATCCGGGCGGCGCTCCGCCGGGCAGGCATCCGCGTCGCGGATCGGAAGGCGGCCTGCCCGCCCGCGCGCGAAGGAGGCGCCACACTGTGA
- a CDS encoding putative sulfate exporter family transporter: MANHLATIHAVHLRPPNLARAPALGNPAGTRYPASVRRLLPGLGLTLLIGALAFGTAALETRLLGQPVIEGLVVAILLGMLVRSATTLPPSLDAGIDVAGKQLLELAIVLLGASVDLPLLLRAGPALAIGIVLLVVAGLAAGYGIGRAFGLPSRLAILVAAGNAICGNSAIAAIAPVIGAEREHVASAIAFTAILGVAVVLGLPHLMGPLGFSEYQYGVLAGLSVYAVPQVLAAAFPVGALAGQVGTLVKLVRVLMLGPVVLFFTLTHRAPAPHADAAVMGAREGRRAFPLARALPWFIIGFLVMAALRSGGVIPVNAASQLKTLSSWLTLLAMAALGLGVDLRALRKVGMSVVLTVTVSLVVLLAMSIALIRLLAIDAT; encoded by the coding sequence ATGGCGAATCACCTGGCGACGATCCATGCGGTCCACCTCCGTCCCCCGAATCTGGCCCGCGCCCCCGCGCTTGGGAATCCGGCCGGGACCCGGTATCCTGCCTCCGTGCGCCGCCTCCTCCCGGGCCTTGGCCTCACGCTCCTCATCGGCGCGCTCGCGTTCGGCACCGCCGCGCTCGAGACGCGGCTCCTCGGCCAGCCGGTCATCGAAGGCCTCGTCGTCGCGATCCTGCTCGGGATGCTCGTGCGATCGGCGACGACGCTCCCGCCTTCGCTCGACGCCGGGATCGACGTCGCCGGCAAGCAGCTCCTCGAGCTCGCGATCGTACTGCTCGGCGCGTCGGTGGACCTGCCGCTGCTGCTGCGGGCCGGCCCCGCGCTCGCGATCGGGATCGTGCTGCTCGTGGTCGCCGGCCTCGCCGCCGGATACGGCATCGGCCGCGCCTTCGGCCTGCCCTCCCGCCTCGCGATCCTCGTCGCCGCCGGCAACGCGATCTGCGGCAACTCCGCCATCGCCGCCATCGCGCCGGTGATCGGCGCCGAGCGGGAGCATGTGGCGAGCGCGATCGCGTTCACCGCGATCCTCGGCGTGGCCGTCGTCCTCGGCCTCCCGCACCTGATGGGCCCGCTCGGCTTCAGCGAGTACCAGTACGGCGTCCTCGCCGGCCTCTCGGTCTATGCCGTGCCGCAGGTGCTCGCCGCCGCCTTCCCCGTCGGCGCGCTCGCGGGACAGGTGGGCACGCTCGTGAAGCTCGTGCGCGTGTTGATGCTCGGGCCGGTGGTGCTCTTCTTCACGCTCACGCATCGCGCGCCGGCGCCGCACGCCGATGCGGCCGTGATGGGCGCACGCGAGGGCCGCCGCGCCTTCCCGCTCGCGCGCGCCCTGCCCTGGTTCATCATCGGCTTCCTGGTGATGGCCGCGCTCCGCTCCGGCGGGGTGATCCCCGTGAACGCCGCGAGCCAGCTCAAGACCCTCTCGAGCTGGCTCACGTTGTTGGCGATGGCGGCCCTGGGGCTGGGCGTCGATCTCCGTGCCCTGCGGAAGGTCGGGATGTCGGTGGTGCTCACGGTGACGGTGTCGCTCGTGGTGCTCCTCGCGATGAGCATCGCCCTGATCCGGCTCTTGGCGATCGACGCCACGTAG
- a CDS encoding XRE family transcriptional regulator, with product MTQRKRSREAEEVEVFVGSGNVFADLDLPDAEELFAKSNLVIEIGRTIKARRLTQAKAAALMGIDQPKVSRLLRGDFKGFSTHRIMEFLTRLGRDVEIMIGPPMRSPRTGSIRVSSIPIRRGR from the coding sequence ATGACCCAGCGGAAGCGGTCGCGGGAAGCAGAAGAGGTGGAGGTCTTCGTCGGGAGCGGGAACGTCTTCGCCGATCTCGACCTCCCCGATGCCGAGGAACTCTTCGCGAAATCGAATCTGGTGATCGAGATCGGGCGCACCATCAAGGCGAGAAGGCTCACGCAGGCGAAGGCTGCCGCGCTGATGGGCATCGACCAGCCGAAGGTGTCGCGGCTCCTGCGTGGGGACTTCAAGGGCTTCTCCACTCACCGGATCATGGAGTTCCTGACTCGCCTCGGCCGGGACGTCGAGATCATGATCGGGCCCCCGATGCGGTCGCCCCGCACCGGCAGCATCCGCGTGTCGTCCATCCCGATCCGCCGCGGGCGCTGA